A single genomic interval of Bacteroidota bacterium harbors:
- the purB gene encoding adenylosuccinate lyase, with protein sequence MKSYNLQAISPIDGRYAPKVSELSTYFSEYALIRYRVFIEIEYFIALCNFLDELEAFDKKNFASLRNIHQNFTIDDAIKVKEIEAITNHDVKAVEYFIKEKFEENGWEKHKEFIHFGLTSQDINNTAGPLMLMDALFNVYLPELTNLTHILQDLALEWQHIPMLAKTHGQPASPTLLGKEIKVFVERIEEQLKLLSHIPIQGKFGGATGNFNAHYAAYPDSDWIAFASMFLDKIGLERQKFTTQIEHYDNMAAMFDIMKRINTILLDLSKDMWTYVSMDYFKQKIKEGEVGSSAMPHKVNPIDFENAEGNFGIANAAFEHLSSKLPISRLQRDLTDSTVTRNIGVPFAHTLLSLKSLKKGFGKLELNKDKLHSDLEDNWVVVSEAIQTILRKVSYPNPYEALKKLTRKNKKIGKDELHEFIDGLALDEELKSYMKRISPHNYTGKVPDFSKLPNPDKV encoded by the coding sequence ATGAAAAGTTATAATCTTCAAGCGATCTCTCCCATTGATGGACGCTATGCACCAAAGGTGAGTGAACTATCAACCTACTTTTCTGAATATGCCTTAATTCGATATCGGGTTTTTATTGAGATTGAGTATTTCATTGCTCTATGCAATTTCTTAGATGAATTGGAAGCATTTGATAAAAAGAACTTTGCTTCCCTTCGAAATATTCATCAAAATTTTACTATTGATGATGCTATCAAGGTCAAGGAAATTGAAGCAATTACCAATCATGATGTGAAGGCAGTTGAGTATTTTATCAAAGAGAAATTTGAAGAAAACGGCTGGGAAAAACACAAGGAGTTCATTCACTTTGGATTAACCTCTCAGGATATCAATAATACAGCTGGTCCACTGATGTTAATGGATGCATTATTTAATGTTTACTTACCTGAGCTTACTAACCTGACTCATATTTTACAAGATTTAGCCCTTGAATGGCAACACATTCCAATGCTAGCTAAAACACATGGTCAACCTGCCAGCCCTACCCTTTTAGGAAAAGAAATTAAAGTATTTGTAGAACGTATAGAGGAACAATTAAAACTCTTATCACATATACCGATTCAAGGTAAATTTGGTGGAGCTACTGGTAATTTTAATGCACATTATGCCGCCTATCCAGATTCTGACTGGATTGCTTTTGCCAGTATGTTTTTGGATAAAATTGGATTAGAACGTCAAAAATTTACTACGCAAATTGAGCATTACGATAACATGGCAGCCATGTTTGACATCATGAAGCGAATCAATACCATTTTGCTGGACTTGTCAAAAGATATGTGGACCTATGTGTCGATGGATTATTTCAAGCAGAAAATTAAAGAAGGAGAAGTAGGCTCTTCAGCTATGCCTCACAAAGTAAATCCAATAGATTTTGAGAATGCAGAAGGAAATTTTGGAATAGCAAACGCTGCATTTGAGCATTTGAGTTCAAAACTGCCCATATCTCGATTACAACGTGATTTAACAGATTCTACAGTAACAAGAAATATAGGTGTTCCTTTTGCCCACACCTTGCTTTCTTTAAAATCATTGAAAAAAGGATTTGGAAAATTAGAACTTAATAAAGACAAATTACACTCCGATTTAGAAGATAATTGGGTGGTGGTTTCTGAAGCTATCCAAACTATTTTAAGAAAGGTTTCTTATCCAAATCCATATGAAGCCTTGAAAAAACTGACCAGGAAAAATAAAAAAATTGGCAAAGATGAATTACACGAATTTATCGATGGATTAGCGCTTGACGAGGAATTGAAATCGTATATGAAACGAATCAGTCCGCATAATTATACGGGAAAAGTGCCTGATTTTTCGAAATTACCGAATCCAGATAAAGTGTAA
- a CDS encoding mechanosensitive ion channel, translating into MGDLDKYTEKGMELLMTYAPKFILAIITLLIGLWIIKHFIKILGKTFKEKKLDESLSPFLLSLIGVVFRILLIISVASMIGIQMASFIAILAAAGLAIGLALSGTLQNFAGGVVILLLKPFKVGDYIESQGEGGVVKEIQIFSTLLETFDGRTIILPNSPVSTGTIVNKTTKPQRRVDLTVGIGYNDDIDKTREVLAKLADEDTRVLKDPMYDILVSEMADSSVNFAFRIWVNSADYWAVYFDMTEKVKKALDANKISIPYPQMDVHVQK; encoded by the coding sequence ATGGGAGATTTAGACAAATACACAGAAAAAGGAATGGAGTTATTAATGACATATGCTCCAAAATTTATTTTAGCCATAATTACATTACTTATTGGCTTATGGATTATAAAGCACTTTATTAAAATACTAGGGAAAACTTTCAAAGAAAAGAAACTGGACGAATCACTTAGTCCATTCTTATTATCCTTGATTGGTGTAGTATTTAGAATTTTACTCATTATTAGTGTAGCTTCAATGATCGGTATTCAGATGGCTTCATTTATTGCCATTCTTGCAGCAGCTGGCTTGGCAATTGGATTGGCCTTATCTGGAACTTTACAAAACTTTGCAGGAGGTGTGGTTATCTTACTTTTGAAACCCTTTAAAGTTGGCGATTATATTGAGTCACAAGGTGAAGGTGGTGTTGTAAAAGAAATACAGATCTTTAGTACATTACTTGAAACATTTGATGGTCGAACTATAATACTTCCTAACTCACCGGTATCAACTGGAACTATTGTGAACAAAACAACCAAGCCTCAAAGACGTGTTGATCTGACTGTTGGTATTGGCTATAATGATGATATTGACAAAACACGTGAAGTATTAGCAAAATTAGCTGATGAAGATACTCGAGTTTTAAAAGATCCAATGTATGATATTCTTGTTTCTGAAATGGCTGATAGCTCAGTAAACTTTGCCTTCAGAATTTGGGTTAATAGTGCAGATTATTGGGCAGTATATTTTGATATGACTGAGAAGGTGAAGAAAGCTTTAGATGCGAATAAGATATCAATTCCTTATCCTCAAATGGATGTTCACGTCCAGAAATAA
- a CDS encoding DUF3078 domain-containing protein, producing the protein MKKVILLIMTLFCFSLMQAQDAVDSTKNWKKGGSGSLMVNQLTLTNWAAGGENSISVNGMFNLFANYKKDRTSWDNTLDIAYGLIKQGETDLRKADDRIELTSKYGQYAFKHWYYSGFLSFKTQMNDGFKYPNDSVRISSLFAPAYLTAAIGMDFKPNDNFSLLISPLTGKTTFVMAQELADAGKFGVTPAVLDVGGNIITPGQTIRFEFGAYVKFIYKKDLGKNINLLTKLDLFTNYLENPEKVDVNWEVLMAMKINKYISVNINTLLIWDQDVLFDIENSTDKEPRVQFKELFGVGFSYKF; encoded by the coding sequence ATGAAAAAAGTTATATTGTTAATTATGACCTTGTTTTGCTTTAGTTTAATGCAAGCTCAAGATGCAGTTGATTCAACAAAAAACTGGAAAAAAGGTGGTTCAGGATCATTAATGGTAAATCAGTTAACCTTAACCAATTGGGCTGCAGGAGGTGAAAATTCAATTTCTGTTAATGGCATGTTTAACCTATTCGCCAATTATAAGAAAGACCGCACGAGCTGGGATAATACATTGGATATTGCTTATGGATTAATCAAACAAGGTGAAACCGATTTGCGAAAAGCAGACGACCGAATTGAATTAACATCTAAATATGGACAATATGCTTTTAAACATTGGTATTATAGTGGTTTTTTGAGTTTTAAAACTCAAATGAATGACGGCTTTAAATATCCTAACGACTCCGTACGTATTTCCTCTTTGTTTGCTCCTGCCTATCTGACTGCGGCAATTGGTATGGATTTCAAACCAAACGACAACTTTAGCTTATTAATTTCTCCATTAACTGGGAAAACAACTTTCGTTATGGCACAGGAATTAGCTGATGCAGGAAAATTCGGTGTTACTCCTGCAGTTCTAGATGTTGGAGGTAATATCATAACTCCAGGACAAACTATAAGATTTGAATTTGGTGCTTATGTAAAATTCATCTACAAGAAAGATCTGGGTAAAAATATTAACCTTCTTACTAAACTGGATTTGTTTACAAATTATTTGGAAAATCCTGAAAAAGTAGACGTGAACTGGGAAGTATTAATGGCCATGAAAATCAACAAATACATTTCTGTGAATATCAATACCCTACTAATTTGGGATCAGGATGTTTTATTTGATATTGAAAATAGCACGGATAAAGAACCTAGAGTGCAGTTCAAGGAATTATTTGGAGTCGGATTTTCCTATAAGTTTTAA